One window of the Panthera uncia isolate 11264 unplaced genomic scaffold, Puncia_PCG_1.0 HiC_scaffold_1035, whole genome shotgun sequence genome contains the following:
- the LOC125916725 gene encoding fermitin family homolog 2-like: MSLIEAKMRFIQAWQSLPEFGITHFIARFQGGKKEELIGIAYNRLIRMDASTGDAIKTWRFSNMKQWNVNWEIKMVTVEFADEVRLSFICTEVDCKVVHEFIGGYIFLSTRAKDQNESLDEEMFYKLTSGWV, encoded by the exons ATGAGTCTAATTGAAGCCAAGATGAGATTTATTCAAGCATGGCAGTCATTACCAGAATTTGGCATCACACACTTTATTGCAAG GttccaaggaggaaaaaaagaagaacttaTTGGAATTGCATATAACAGACTGATTAGGATGGATGCCAGCACAGGAGATGCAATCAAAACATGGCGTTTCAGTAACATGAAACAGTGGAATGTGAACtgggaaataaaaatg GTCACGGTAGAGTTTGCAGATGAAGTACGATTGTCCTTCATATGTACCGAAGTAGATTGCAAAGTGGTTCATGAATTCATTGGTGGCTACATATTTCTCTCAACGCGTGCGAAAGACCAAAATGAGAGTTTAGATGAAGAGATGTTCTACAAACTTACCAGTGGCTGGGTGTGA